A region of Effusibacillus pohliae DSM 22757 DNA encodes the following proteins:
- a CDS encoding M20/M25/M40 family metallo-hydrolase: MAEVNEQRLVDRFLQMVRIDSPSSHEREIADYLRQELESLGFEVEEDDAGRDLLQMLGDMRGAETIRFAGNLIARKKGTVHQAAPILFAAHMDTVVSNKGVVAKVEEGVIRTDGRTILGADDKAGIAAMLEAAHVLREHQLPHGDLEYVFTIAEETGLNGSRLLDKKKLRAKFGFVMDSGGPPHVVIGASPTEIDFTIKIYGKAAHSGVNPEDGISAIAAAGLGISHVRMGRIDEETTVNIGVIKGGERTNIVCDYVEMWGEARSRNEDKLAAQLSGIQSAFAMACEKFGARFEMEEQKIYSGFNLSEDDDVVRLAFAGVRKAGMNPELAARGGGSDTNILNEAGIPSVNLGVGASNDHTSQESVTVQDLVNATKLVLGIIESVVERVPAGVRA; this comes from the coding sequence ATGGCGGAAGTAAACGAACAACGTCTGGTCGACCGTTTTTTGCAGATGGTGCGGATCGATTCCCCCTCGTCCCACGAGCGGGAGATCGCCGACTATCTGAGGCAGGAGCTGGAGTCGCTCGGATTCGAGGTGGAAGAGGATGACGCGGGTCGCGATCTGCTGCAAATGCTTGGCGACATGCGGGGCGCGGAGACGATCCGGTTTGCCGGGAATTTGATTGCGCGAAAAAAAGGAACGGTCCACCAAGCCGCGCCAATTCTATTTGCCGCCCATATGGATACGGTAGTGTCGAACAAGGGAGTGGTCGCGAAGGTGGAGGAAGGCGTGATCCGCACGGATGGCCGAACGATTCTTGGCGCGGATGACAAGGCGGGGATCGCGGCGATGCTAGAAGCGGCCCATGTGCTTCGGGAGCATCAGCTGCCGCACGGCGATCTAGAGTATGTGTTTACAATTGCGGAGGAAACCGGCCTGAACGGTTCGCGGCTGCTGGACAAAAAGAAGCTGCGGGCCAAATTCGGATTTGTGATGGATTCCGGCGGCCCGCCGCACGTGGTCATCGGCGCCTCGCCTACGGAGATCGATTTTACCATCAAAATCTACGGGAAAGCGGCTCACTCAGGAGTCAACCCGGAAGACGGGATCAGTGCGATTGCGGCGGCCGGACTCGGCATCTCGCACGTCCGGATGGGACGGATCGATGAAGAGACGACCGTCAACATCGGCGTGATCAAAGGCGGCGAGCGGACCAACATCGTCTGCGATTATGTGGAAATGTGGGGGGAAGCCCGCAGCCGCAATGAGGACAAGCTGGCCGCGCAGCTCTCCGGAATCCAGTCTGCGTTTGCGATGGCGTGCGAGAAGTTTGGGGCCCGCTTCGAGATGGAGGAGCAAAAAATTTACTCCGGCTTCAATCTGTCAGAGGACGATGACGTCGTCCGCCTGGCGTTCGCTGGCGTTCGGAAAGCAGGGATGAACCCTGAACTCGCGGCGAGGGGCGGCGGCAGCGACACCAATATTTTGAACGAGGCGGGCATTCCGTCGGTCAATCTGGGAGTCGGCGCGTCCAATGACCATACGTCGCAGGAATCGGTGACGGTGCAGGATCTGGTGAACGCGACGAAACTCGTACTGGGGATCATCGAGTCGGTCGTTGAGCGGGTACCCGCAGGTGTTCGGGCATGA
- a CDS encoding DUF3866 family protein, whose translation MIQVEQGQVLRIIREQNGMMELAVLVGHKEERAILYTELSAPAVPGETVLLNTTAVRLGLGSGGYHFVLPDQRTRTGRRDGGHIMKLRYTPGQVRVLSCEETAHPAHEALRDKDSLAGMPVIAAELHSMLPAIAATIAYVASGSRPLRVAYVMTDGAALPIAFSRTVAELKEKGLLCGTLTVGHSFGGDLEAVNLYSGLLAAKYVLQADLAIAAMGPGIVGTGTRFGHTGVEQGQVINAAASLQGTPIACPRISFADERPRHRGVSHHTLTALGKVALAPALVAVPLLDPSSLKTILEQLREYEIPEKHRVCLQDGSVIRQAAACYDLKLTTMGRTLSEDLPFFMAAAAAGRLAVELATGTCTQPLAAADAVTAVSISNRSISACGPLDDRACPDRTAT comes from the coding sequence ATGATCCAGGTGGAGCAGGGACAGGTGCTGCGGATCATTCGCGAGCAAAACGGCATGATGGAGTTGGCGGTATTAGTAGGCCATAAGGAGGAGCGGGCGATCCTGTACACGGAGCTGTCCGCTCCTGCTGTTCCGGGAGAAACTGTGCTGTTGAACACCACTGCGGTTCGGTTGGGACTCGGTTCGGGCGGCTATCATTTTGTGCTGCCTGATCAGCGTACGCGAACAGGCAGGAGGGATGGCGGGCATATCATGAAACTGCGCTATACCCCCGGACAAGTGCGTGTGTTAAGCTGTGAGGAGACGGCTCATCCCGCACATGAGGCGCTGCGGGACAAGGATTCGCTTGCGGGCATGCCGGTGATTGCGGCAGAACTTCACTCCATGCTGCCCGCCATTGCGGCGACGATCGCGTATGTTGCGTCCGGATCCCGCCCTCTTCGGGTGGCGTATGTGATGACGGACGGTGCGGCGCTGCCGATTGCATTCTCGAGAACGGTTGCGGAGTTGAAGGAAAAAGGACTTCTCTGCGGAACGCTGACAGTCGGCCACTCGTTTGGCGGCGATCTGGAGGCGGTGAATCTTTATTCCGGCTTACTGGCTGCCAAGTATGTTTTGCAAGCGGATCTGGCAATTGCCGCGATGGGGCCGGGGATTGTCGGAACCGGTACCCGATTCGGCCACACGGGGGTCGAGCAGGGGCAAGTCATCAATGCGGCGGCCAGCTTGCAGGGAACGCCGATTGCCTGCCCGCGCATCTCGTTTGCCGATGAACGGCCGCGTCATCGGGGAGTCAGCCATCATACCCTGACCGCTCTCGGAAAAGTGGCTCTGGCGCCCGCGCTCGTGGCCGTTCCGCTGCTTGACCCTTCCTCTCTGAAAACGATTCTTGAGCAGTTGCGGGAGTACGAGATTCCGGAGAAGCACCGGGTCTGCCTGCAGGACGGGTCGGTCATCCGGCAGGCGGCAGCCTGCTACGATCTGAAACTGACGACGATGGGCAGGACACTCTCGGAGGATCTACCGTTTTTCATGGCGGCGGCCGCTGCCGGACGATTGGCGGTGGAACTTGCAACAGGAACATGCACCCAACCGCTGGCGGCAGCCGACGCGGTCACAGCCGTCTCCATCTCGAATCGCTCCATTTCCGCTTGCGGACCGTTGGATGACCGTGCATGTCCAGATAGGACTGCAACGTGA
- the mciZ gene encoding Z-ring formation inhibitor MciZ, with the protein MKTYLSDTSLRIVGKAWQIRAALRTFAGSKITLQSYLDMHGHPTVRKRKWSDSRWRRL; encoded by the coding sequence ATGAAAACGTATCTGTCCGATACCAGTTTACGCATAGTCGGCAAGGCTTGGCAAATCCGGGCCGCGCTGCGAACATTTGCCGGCAGCAAAATCACGTTGCAGTCCTATCTGGACATGCACGGTCATCCAACGGTCCGCAAGCGGAAATGGAGCGATTCGAGATGGAGACGGCTGTGA
- a CDS encoding NUDIX domain-containing protein, translating into MDHKHLQEPTVSSQTIFQGKMISLQVDTIRLPNGKQATREIVRHPGAVAVLAITDEDRVLLVRQFRKPCERTLVEIPAGKLEPGEDPAECAKRELLEETGYRASVVEHLHSMYTSPGFADELLHLYLAKGLAKGEQQLDTDEFLDVIEADAAEAERLLAVGEIADAKTITALYWWMKERAKAGRT; encoded by the coding sequence ATGGATCACAAACATTTGCAGGAACCGACTGTCTCAAGCCAAACGATTTTTCAGGGAAAAATGATCTCTCTGCAGGTCGATACCATCCGCCTGCCGAACGGGAAGCAGGCGACGCGCGAGATCGTGCGCCATCCGGGGGCGGTTGCCGTGCTAGCAATCACGGACGAAGACCGCGTGCTGTTGGTTCGGCAGTTCCGTAAACCGTGCGAGCGCACCCTGGTTGAGATTCCGGCCGGCAAGCTGGAACCGGGCGAAGACCCGGCGGAATGCGCGAAACGGGAACTGTTGGAGGAAACCGGTTATCGGGCGAGCGTCGTCGAGCATCTGCATTCGATGTATACATCGCCGGGGTTCGCCGATGAGCTGCTGCATTTGTATCTGGCAAAAGGATTGGCGAAAGGGGAGCAGCAGCTGGACACCGACGAGTTTCTGGACGTGATCGAGGCGGATGCGGCAGAAGCGGAACGGTTGCTGGCCGTCGGTGAAATCGCCGACGCGAAAACGATCACCGCGCTGTACTGGTGGATGAAGGAGCGGGCGAAGGCGGGTCGGACGTGA
- a CDS encoding endonuclease Q family protein, whose protein sequence is MNSYFLDLHIHIGRTLGNRPVKITASRDLRLFEIVKEAAERKGIDIVGIIDAVSPPVLQEFRELIAAGELVPLAGGGLTYQGKTTVLLGAEVETAGPHGGAAHFGVWMPDVETMQEFSDWLAARVTNPVLSSQRARCTSRELQDIAAELCGMFIINHAFTPHKSVYGSCVDKASEMLDLSKVTALELGLSADTGLADLFSEHANLTYLSNSDAHSLAKIGREYNRIAAAGTSFADVKKALLRQDGHRVLANYGLAPQLGKYHRTYCLDCNEVVPADPPVFTCPMCGGQHVLRGVLDRIYAIADRPQPVHPDHRPIYYYQVPLEFIPGVGKKTMERLLEAFGTEMNVLHQASEAELTEVVGERIARDIVSARNGTLKLAAGGGGKYGRAISLE, encoded by the coding sequence GTGAACTCGTATTTTCTCGATTTGCATATTCACATCGGCCGAACGCTTGGCAATCGGCCGGTGAAAATCACAGCGTCGCGCGATCTGCGCCTGTTTGAAATCGTAAAAGAGGCGGCCGAGCGGAAAGGGATCGACATCGTCGGCATTATTGATGCGGTGTCGCCGCCGGTGCTGCAGGAGTTTCGCGAGTTGATCGCAGCCGGCGAACTGGTTCCGCTGGCGGGCGGCGGTCTGACCTATCAGGGGAAAACCACCGTGCTGCTGGGGGCTGAGGTCGAGACGGCCGGCCCGCACGGGGGAGCGGCCCATTTTGGCGTCTGGATGCCGGATGTGGAGACGATGCAGGAATTTTCCGACTGGCTGGCTGCGCGGGTGACCAACCCGGTGTTGTCCTCACAGCGCGCCCGCTGCACATCGCGGGAACTGCAGGACATCGCGGCCGAACTTTGCGGCATGTTCATCATCAACCATGCGTTCACTCCGCACAAAAGCGTGTACGGCAGCTGTGTGGACAAAGCGAGCGAGATGCTCGACCTTTCGAAAGTGACGGCGCTCGAGTTGGGACTGTCGGCCGACACCGGGCTGGCGGACCTTTTTTCGGAGCATGCCAATCTCACATACCTGTCCAATTCGGACGCCCATTCGCTTGCCAAAATCGGCCGCGAGTACAACCGGATCGCGGCTGCGGGAACCAGCTTCGCCGATGTGAAAAAGGCGCTGCTACGGCAAGACGGCCACCGCGTGCTGGCCAACTATGGCCTGGCCCCGCAGCTGGGAAAATACCACCGCACCTACTGCCTCGATTGCAATGAGGTGGTGCCGGCGGATCCGCCGGTGTTCACCTGTCCGATGTGCGGCGGCCAGCATGTGTTGCGCGGCGTACTGGACCGAATTTATGCGATTGCAGACCGCCCGCAGCCGGTGCATCCTGACCACCGTCCGATTTACTACTATCAGGTGCCGCTTGAGTTTATTCCGGGCGTCGGGAAAAAGACGATGGAACGGTTGTTGGAAGCATTTGGAACGGAAATGAACGTATTGCATCAAGCGAGCGAAGCCGAATTGACGGAAGTGGTCGGCGAGCGGATTGCCAGAGACATCGTCAGCGCGCGCAACGGAACGTTGAAACTTGCAGCGGGCGGCGGCGGAAAATACGGCAGGGCGATCAGCCTGGAATAG
- the serC gene encoding 3-phosphoserine/phosphohydroxythreonine transaminase encodes MLKQVQRAYNFNAGPSALPLPVLQRAQEELVDFRGSGMSVMELSHRSSLYEEVHNQAIALLKEVYGIPADYHVLFLQGGASLQFSMVPMNFLPAGKSAGYVLTGSWAEKAYKEAKLLGNAVEVASTKDESYRRIPRLDELHYSNDLAYLHITSNNTIYGTQWTDFPDSGEVPLVADMSSDILSKPIDVKKFALIYAGAQKNLGPSGVTVVILRPDMVERAAQNIPTMLRYDIHVKNNSLYNTPPTFAIYMLGEVLKWVKETGGVAEMERRNREKAALIYEAIDRSGGFYRGHADKDSRSLMNITFRLQTEELEKKFLVEAKQAGFVGLNGHRSVGGCRASAYNAVPFEACQALREFMIEFQKQNG; translated from the coding sequence ATGCTCAAGCAGGTGCAAAGGGCGTACAATTTCAATGCGGGGCCGTCGGCCCTGCCGCTGCCGGTGCTGCAGAGAGCGCAGGAGGAACTGGTCGATTTTCGCGGGTCCGGCATGTCGGTCATGGAACTGAGCCATCGCAGCTCACTCTATGAAGAAGTGCACAATCAGGCGATCGCATTGCTGAAAGAAGTCTACGGGATTCCGGCAGACTATCATGTGCTGTTCTTGCAAGGCGGGGCCAGCTTGCAATTCAGCATGGTGCCGATGAACTTTCTGCCGGCGGGAAAATCGGCCGGCTACGTGCTGACCGGCTCCTGGGCGGAAAAGGCGTACAAGGAAGCGAAGCTGCTGGGCAACGCGGTGGAAGTGGCGAGCACCAAGGACGAATCGTACCGGCGCATCCCGCGGCTGGACGAGCTCCACTATTCGAACGATCTGGCGTATTTGCACATCACGTCAAACAACACGATCTACGGCACGCAGTGGACCGATTTTCCCGATTCGGGGGAGGTGCCGCTGGTCGCCGACATGTCGAGCGACATCCTGTCGAAACCGATCGACGTGAAAAAATTTGCCCTGATCTATGCGGGGGCGCAGAAAAACCTCGGACCGTCCGGCGTGACGGTGGTCATCCTGCGGCCGGACATGGTGGAGCGAGCCGCCCAAAACATTCCGACGATGCTCCGCTACGACATCCATGTGAAAAACAACTCGCTCTACAATACGCCACCCACATTTGCCATTTACATGCTGGGCGAAGTGTTGAAGTGGGTGAAAGAGACGGGCGGAGTCGCGGAGATGGAGCGGCGGAACCGGGAAAAGGCGGCACTGATCTACGAGGCGATCGACAGGAGCGGCGGCTTCTACCGTGGCCATGCGGACAAGGACAGCCGCTCGCTGATGAACATTACGTTCCGCCTGCAGACGGAGGAACTGGAGAAAAAATTCCTGGTGGAAGCGAAACAGGCGGGATTTGTCGGCCTGAACGGCCACCGTTCGGTCGGCGGCTGCCGGGCGTCCGCCTACAATGCGGTACCGTTTGAGGCATGCCAAGCGCTGCGGGAGTTTATGATCGAGTTTCAAAAACAAAACGGGTGA
- the spoIIM gene encoding stage II sporulation protein M, producing MIRSLKLAAGRYAQEHAKLFVYTIILFIVGVIFGAIVVNALADGQKADLFNYLKGFFGLVNDNHIPNAAYVTWHSVATNLKMLGLIWILGLSIIGLPLIVVLVFLKGFMIGFTIGFLVDAFKSKGLLFAVLAVLPQNLIIVPCLIIAGVAGIAFSLMLLRSRFSQNMPLYPRFLSYTALILMLGGCLVIASFVEGYISPFLMKMITPHL from the coding sequence ATGATTCGAAGCTTGAAACTCGCTGCCGGCCGCTATGCGCAAGAACACGCCAAATTGTTCGTCTATACGATCATCCTGTTCATCGTCGGGGTCATATTCGGGGCAATTGTGGTGAATGCGCTGGCGGACGGCCAGAAAGCGGACCTGTTCAATTACCTGAAAGGGTTTTTCGGGCTGGTCAACGACAACCATATTCCAAACGCCGCCTACGTAACCTGGCATTCGGTCGCGACAAACCTGAAAATGCTCGGATTGATCTGGATATTGGGGCTGTCGATCATCGGCCTGCCGCTGATTGTGGTGCTGGTATTTTTGAAAGGGTTCATGATCGGGTTTACGATCGGCTTTCTGGTTGACGCTTTCAAGAGCAAGGGGCTGCTGTTCGCCGTGCTGGCCGTGCTGCCGCAAAACCTGATAATCGTTCCTTGCCTGATCATCGCCGGTGTCGCCGGGATCGCCTTTTCCCTGATGCTGCTCCGTTCCCGGTTTTCGCAAAATATGCCGCTCTATCCGAGGTTTTTGTCATACACCGCGCTGATTCTGATGCTTGGCGGCTGCCTGGTGATCGCTTCTTTCGTCGAAGGGTACATCAGCCCGTTTTTGATGAAAATGATCACGCCTCACCTGTAA
- a CDS encoding RNHCP domain-containing protein codes for MRETPKFTVRNEPFTCIHCGTEVRPLQSGGCRNHCPVCFYSLHLDIHPGDRASDCRGILEPVRIESHSKKGYMIVHRCRQCGHLTKNKLALEDPVQPDSFDRMLELMRNVPGV; via the coding sequence ATGCGCGAAACACCGAAATTCACCGTTCGCAATGAACCGTTTACCTGCATTCACTGCGGCACGGAAGTCCGGCCGCTGCAATCCGGGGGATGCCGCAACCATTGCCCGGTATGTTTTTATTCCCTGCATCTCGATATCCACCCGGGTGACCGGGCGTCCGACTGCCGGGGGATCCTGGAACCGGTCCGCATCGAATCGCACAGCAAGAAAGGCTATATGATCGTTCACCGCTGCCGCCAGTGCGGCCATTTGACAAAAAACAAACTGGCACTGGAAGATCCGGTGCAACCGGACAGCTTCGACCGAATGCTGGAACTGATGCGGAATGTGCCCGGAGTTTGA
- the fur gene encoding ferric iron uptake transcriptional regulator, translated as MQERLNQIKEQLHSKSFKLTPQREATLKVLLENQEAHLSAEEIFMLVKQKSPDIGLATVYRTLDLLSELKIIEKLNFGDGMARYEFRSEDHPHHHHHLICLKCNRFYEIEDLLDSLEEKVEREHNFKIVDHRVSFLGYCENCRDEV; from the coding sequence ATGCAAGAGAGATTAAACCAAATCAAGGAGCAATTGCATTCGAAGTCGTTTAAACTGACCCCGCAGCGAGAAGCCACCCTCAAGGTGCTGTTGGAAAATCAGGAAGCGCATTTGAGCGCGGAAGAAATCTTTATGTTGGTGAAGCAAAAATCACCCGACATCGGGCTTGCGACCGTCTATCGGACGCTGGATCTTTTGAGCGAGCTGAAAATTATCGAGAAGCTGAACTTTGGCGACGGCATGGCCCGTTACGAGTTCCGCTCGGAAGACCATCCGCATCACCATCATCACCTGATTTGCCTGAAATGCAACCGGTTTTACGAAATCGAGGATCTGCTCGATTCGCTGGAAGAAAAGGTGGAGCGGGAGCACAACTTCAAAATCGTCGATCACCGCGTCAGCTTTCTCGGCTATTGCGAGAACTGCCGCGATGAGGTGTGA
- the ald gene encoding alanine dehydrogenase gives MIIGVPKEIKDSENRVAITPAGVEALKSHGHDVYIEKSAGVGSGFTDEEYRQKGAAILDSAAEVWSKADMVMKVKEPLPAEYGYFREGLILFTYLHLAPEPELTKALIDKGVVAIAYETIQLPDRSLPLLTPMSEVAGRMAVQIGAQFLEKPYGGKGVLLGGVPGVPPAEVVIIGGGVVGTNAAKMALGTGARVTILDVNPDRLRYLDDIFGGRITTVMSNSHNIEQAVQKADLLIGAVLIPGARAPKLVKEYMVKGMAKGSVIVDVAIDQGGSVETIDRVTTHSDPTYEKYGVVHYAVANIPGAVPRTSTLALTNVTLGYALQIANMGYKAAVADNPALAKGVNVVNGKVTYEAVATALGHPYVPLEQALA, from the coding sequence ATGATCATCGGAGTACCGAAAGAAATCAAGGACAGCGAAAATCGTGTGGCGATTACGCCGGCCGGTGTAGAAGCGCTAAAAAGTCACGGCCATGATGTGTACATTGAAAAGTCGGCCGGTGTCGGCAGCGGATTTACGGATGAGGAGTACCGGCAAAAAGGGGCGGCGATTCTCGACTCGGCAGCGGAAGTGTGGAGTAAAGCCGACATGGTGATGAAAGTGAAAGAGCCGCTGCCGGCGGAATACGGATATTTTCGGGAAGGTCTAATTCTGTTTACATATCTCCACCTGGCGCCGGAACCGGAATTGACAAAAGCGTTGATCGACAAAGGCGTGGTGGCGATCGCCTATGAGACGATCCAGTTGCCAGACCGTTCCTTGCCGTTGCTGACGCCGATGAGCGAAGTGGCGGGGCGGATGGCGGTGCAAATCGGAGCGCAATTCCTGGAAAAACCGTATGGGGGAAAAGGGGTGCTGCTCGGCGGCGTTCCCGGTGTTCCGCCGGCGGAAGTGGTCATCATCGGCGGCGGCGTGGTCGGCACGAACGCGGCGAAAATGGCGCTTGGCACCGGTGCGCGGGTGACGATACTCGATGTGAATCCGGACCGACTGCGGTATCTGGATGATATTTTTGGCGGGCGCATCACGACCGTCATGTCTAACTCGCACAACATCGAGCAGGCCGTACAAAAAGCTGACCTGCTGATCGGGGCGGTTCTGATCCCTGGTGCCCGCGCACCGAAACTGGTGAAGGAATATATGGTGAAAGGAATGGCAAAAGGGTCGGTAATCGTTGACGTGGCAATCGACCAGGGCGGTTCGGTCGAAACGATCGACCGGGTCACCACCCACTCCGATCCCACCTATGAAAAATACGGGGTGGTCCATTACGCGGTCGCCAACATCCCCGGCGCCGTACCGCGCACATCGACGCTCGCGTTGACTAACGTCACCCTCGGTTATGCGCTGCAAATCGCGAATATGGGGTACAAAGCGGCGGTTGCCGACAATCCCGCGCTCGCCAAAGGGGTGAACGTGGTCAACGGGAAAGTGACCTATGAAGCGGTGGCAACCGCGCTCGGACATCCTTACGTACCGCTGGAACAGGCGCTGGCTTGA
- the coaA gene encoding type I pantothenate kinase: MITKLANETKFSPFLTFTREEWRELCEVPFHSLSEEELEKLRGLNETISLKEIQEIYHPLSKLLNLYVAATQELHKSTNTFLGSNSEKVPYVIGIAGSVAVGKSTTARVLQALLARWPNHPKVDLVTTDGFLYPNAVLEKRGLMKRKGFPESYDIRRLIQFLADIKSGVAEVACPVYSHLAYDIVPNERQVIRRPDILIVEGLNVLQVASGDGEPGYAPKVYVSDFFDFSIYVDADESDIEHWYVERFKLLRNTAFQNPNSYFHRYAGLTDPEAVEIARHIWREINYVNLWTNILPTRNRARLIMTKSSDHSVQTIKLRKL, encoded by the coding sequence ATGATCACAAAATTGGCCAACGAAACAAAATTCTCACCGTTTCTTACATTCACACGGGAAGAATGGAGAGAACTTTGTGAGGTTCCTTTTCACTCGCTTTCCGAAGAGGAATTGGAAAAACTGCGCGGACTGAATGAAACGATTTCGCTGAAAGAGATCCAGGAAATCTATCATCCGCTCTCCAAGCTATTAAATCTTTATGTCGCGGCTACCCAGGAACTGCACAAATCGACAAATACGTTTCTCGGCAGCAACAGCGAAAAAGTCCCATATGTAATAGGCATTGCCGGAAGTGTAGCGGTTGGCAAGAGCACGACGGCCCGGGTGCTGCAGGCTTTGCTTGCCCGCTGGCCCAACCATCCGAAAGTCGATTTGGTGACGACTGACGGCTTCCTGTACCCGAACGCGGTACTTGAAAAGCGCGGGCTGATGAAACGAAAAGGGTTTCCGGAGAGTTATGACATACGGCGGCTGATTCAATTTTTAGCCGATATCAAATCGGGCGTTGCGGAAGTAGCCTGCCCGGTGTATTCCCATCTGGCGTACGATATCGTACCGAACGAACGGCAGGTGATCCGGCGGCCGGACATCCTGATTGTGGAAGGCCTGAACGTGTTGCAGGTCGCTTCCGGGGATGGCGAGCCAGGATACGCCCCCAAAGTATATGTTTCCGATTTCTTTGACTTCTCCATCTATGTGGATGCTGACGAATCGGATATCGAACATTGGTATGTGGAGAGGTTCAAGCTGTTGCGAAACACCGCGTTTCAAAACCCGAATTCCTACTTTCACCGGTATGCAGGTCTGACCGATCCGGAAGCGGTCGAGATTGCCCGCCACATCTGGCGAGAAATCAACTATGTCAATCTCTGGACCAACATCTTGCCGACGCGCAACCGCGCTCGTCTGATTATGACGAAAAGCTCCGATCATTCCGTACAAACCATCAAATTGCGGAAGCTCTGA
- a CDS encoding DUF4227 family protein has translation MVFSVWRLLRWVQMVVLVCLFSFVLFKMMEIVHVWMQPVDKYKQPKGNSLKVNGDFDLEQPVEDVTAAIIERLKMFYRLGE, from the coding sequence ATGGTTTTTTCGGTTTGGCGGTTGCTGCGATGGGTGCAGATGGTCGTGCTGGTGTGTCTGTTTTCGTTCGTTTTGTTCAAGATGATGGAGATCGTGCATGTCTGGATGCAGCCGGTTGACAAATACAAACAGCCGAAAGGCAACTCGCTGAAAGTGAACGGTGATTTCGATCTGGAGCAACCGGTCGAGGACGTCACGGCCGCGATCATCGAACGGCTCAAGATGTTTTACAGGCTCGGCGAATGA
- the xerD gene encoding site-specific tyrosine recombinase XerD: MDKLIERFIHYLAVERGLSQNTLESYQRDLIAYTEFLQRSGVADVNQTRRANIIAYLADLQQKGRATSTISRNLASIRAFYSFLLRDGLIDGDPAANLESPKIEKRLPQVLTVEDVEALLDSPDLKTSTGLRDKAMLELLYASGIRVSELVSLNVDDVNLNMGFLKCYGKGAKERIIPLGSVALQMLEEYLNRARAKLLRDRSETSLFVNHHGQRLTRQGFWKIIKKYAKAANINKEITPHTLRHSFATHLLENGADLRSVQEMLGHADISTTQIYTHITKSRLKEVYAKTHPRA, translated from the coding sequence ATGGACAAGTTGATCGAACGGTTTATCCACTACCTGGCGGTGGAACGGGGTCTCTCGCAAAACACGCTGGAATCCTATCAGCGGGATCTGATCGCATATACGGAATTTTTACAGCGAAGCGGCGTGGCGGACGTCAACCAAACACGCCGCGCAAATATTATTGCCTATCTGGCGGACCTGCAGCAAAAAGGCCGCGCCACCTCGACAATCTCGCGCAACCTGGCGAGCATTCGGGCATTTTACAGTTTCCTGCTGCGTGACGGATTGATCGACGGTGACCCGGCCGCCAATCTGGAATCGCCGAAGATCGAAAAACGCCTGCCGCAAGTGTTGACCGTGGAAGATGTAGAGGCGCTGCTCGATTCGCCCGATTTGAAGACAAGCACCGGTTTGCGCGACAAGGCGATGCTCGAACTGCTGTATGCGTCGGGGATCCGTGTATCCGAACTGGTCTCCCTGAATGTCGATGATGTCAACCTGAACATGGGATTTTTGAAGTGTTACGGGAAAGGGGCAAAGGAACGGATTATCCCGCTCGGCTCTGTCGCCTTGCAGATGTTGGAAGAATACCTGAACCGCGCCCGCGCTAAATTGCTCCGCGACCGGTCGGAAACATCGCTGTTTGTGAACCATCACGGGCAGCGGCTGACCCGCCAGGGATTCTGGAAAATCATCAAAAAATACGCGAAGGCTGCGAACATCAACAAAGAGATCACGCCGCACACCTTGCGCCATTCGTTTGCCACCCATTTGCTGGAAAACGGCGCCGATCTGCGTTCCGTCCAGGAGATGTTGGGGCACGCCGACATTTCCACGACGCAGATTTACACGCATATCACCAAGTCCCGGTTAAAGGAAGTGTACGCGAAAACGCATCCGCGCGCCTGA